A genomic stretch from Nitrospirota bacterium includes:
- a CDS encoding cupin domain-containing protein, translated as MGVVHRFTGEDGNFNWEGAIPRGYTKSNTRGADGKVLIGKADGARQFIVRYFRVEPGGWTAHEKHPHDHGIFILHGRARVLLGNKEVEVGPRDAVYISPNEEHQLFPLGEEPLGFLCIIPPKESEIG; from the coding sequence ATGGGTGTCGTTCACCGTTTCACGGGAGAGGACGGAAATTTCAACTGGGAAGGCGCGATCCCGCGAGGTTATACCAAATCGAATACCAGGGGTGCCGACGGCAAGGTTCTGATCGGGAAGGCCGACGGCGCCCGGCAGTTCATCGTTCGTTATTTCAGGGTCGAGCCGGGAGGCTGGACCGCGCACGAGAAACACCCTCACGACCACGGCATTTTCATCCTTCACGGCAGGGCCCGCGTGCTGCTCGGGAACAAGGAAGTCGAGGTCGGTCCCCGCGATGCGGTCTATATCAGCCCGAACGAGGAACATCAATTATTCCCCCTCGGCGAAGAGCCGCTCGGCTTTCTCTGCATCATACCGCCAAAAGAAAGCGAAATAGGGTAG
- a CDS encoding NAD-dependent epimerase/dehydratase family protein, whose translation MGQAESRRALVTGGTGFVGSHLVERLLQNGYEVTCLARNPLHLRWLQGMDVRLAQGDCTQPESLPAAVQGVSVVFHCAGLTKARHAREYYLVNHLGTRHLLEACARYNPGLEKFILVSSQAAAGPSPDGRPVKESDAPHPVSDYGRSKLLAEDEAREYKNRLPVVILRPSSVYGPRDADVYELFRWAGRGLTLEMTGGDRYINLCYVEDLAAALLVSAERRTESGAVYFVAEKRPYSWSEFRALLLSTGNVRARTIKIPYAAAYMIGLVSESGSLFTKRPALTSRQKVREAAQRYWLCDTRKIENDLRFRAEYPLQKGLELTWQWYRKNDWL comes from the coding sequence ATGGGGCAGGCGGAGTCTCGGCGGGCACTGGTCACGGGGGGAACCGGCTTTGTGGGAAGTCATCTTGTCGAACGGCTTCTGCAGAACGGCTATGAGGTAACCTGCCTGGCGAGGAACCCTCTTCATCTGCGCTGGCTCCAGGGCATGGACGTGCGGCTCGCACAGGGCGACTGCACGCAGCCTGAATCGCTCCCCGCGGCCGTGCAAGGCGTCTCGGTCGTATTCCATTGCGCCGGACTTACGAAAGCAAGACATGCCCGCGAATATTACCTCGTGAACCACCTCGGCACGAGGCATCTCCTGGAAGCATGCGCACGATATAATCCCGGTCTTGAGAAATTCATACTGGTCTCCAGCCAGGCGGCGGCAGGTCCAAGCCCGGACGGACGACCGGTCAAGGAGAGCGACGCCCCGCATCCCGTGTCTGATTACGGCAGGAGCAAGCTGCTCGCCGAAGACGAAGCGCGCGAATACAAGAACCGCCTCCCGGTCGTGATTCTCCGGCCATCGAGCGTCTATGGACCGAGAGATGCGGACGTTTACGAACTGTTCCGCTGGGCCGGCCGCGGCCTGACGCTCGAGATGACCGGGGGCGACCGGTATATCAACCTGTGCTACGTCGAAGACCTGGCAGCGGCGCTGCTTGTTTCGGCCGAGCGCAGGACGGAGAGCGGCGCTGTTTATTTTGTCGCGGAGAAGAGGCCTTATTCGTGGTCGGAATTCAGGGCATTGCTGCTCTCCACGGGCAACGTGAGGGCGCGCACGATCAAAATTCCCTACGCGGCGGCCTACATGATCGGCCTCGTCTCTGAGAGCGGAAGCCTGTTTACCAAAAGGCCTGCTCTTACGAGCAGGCAAAAGGTGCGGGAAGCCGCTCAGAGATACTGGCTTTGCGACACGCGGAAGATCGAGAATGACCTCCGCTTCCGGGCGGAGTATCCCCTGCAGAAAGGTCTGGAACTTACATGGCAATGGTACAGAAAAAACGACTGGCTGTAG
- a CDS encoding pyridoxal phosphate-dependent aminotransferase family protein, producing MPDLFEKCRKFTAAKEVMAAGLYPYFHVVESEQSPEVVVEGRKMVMLGSNNYLGLTGHPKVKEAAIEAVKKYGSGCAGSRFLNGTLDIHVKLEEKLATFFRKDAALTFSTGYQTNLGIISSLAGKDDVVVIDKLDHASIIDACRLSFAEVKKFKHNDMNSLDYVLRESGNRGKLVVVDGVYSMEGDIAPLPDIIKVCRKYGARLMVDDAHGIGVLGRTGRGTAEHFGVEKDVDVIMGTYSKSMASIGGFVAADEDVIHYMKHTSRPLIFSASPPPASVAAVIAALDIIDQEPERRERLWHNTNKMMKAFKQMGFDTGATETPIIPLVIGEMELTFMMWKTLYDDGVFVNPVVPPATQASRCLIRTSYMATHTDEMLDRVLGILEKASKKLGVIA from the coding sequence ATGCCGGACTTGTTCGAAAAATGCAGGAAGTTTACGGCCGCGAAAGAGGTCATGGCCGCCGGGCTGTATCCCTATTTCCACGTCGTGGAATCGGAGCAGAGCCCCGAGGTGGTCGTCGAGGGCAGGAAGATGGTCATGCTGGGGTCGAACAATTATCTCGGGCTTACCGGCCATCCGAAGGTGAAGGAAGCGGCCATCGAAGCCGTGAAGAAATACGGAAGCGGCTGCGCGGGTTCGCGCTTCCTGAACGGGACCCTCGACATCCATGTGAAACTCGAGGAAAAGCTCGCTACATTCTTTCGCAAGGACGCCGCGCTCACCTTTTCCACGGGATATCAGACCAACCTCGGGATCATATCGTCCCTCGCTGGCAAGGACGACGTGGTCGTGATCGACAAACTCGACCACGCGAGCATCATCGATGCGTGCAGGCTGTCTTTCGCCGAGGTCAAGAAGTTCAAGCACAACGATATGAACAGCCTCGACTATGTCCTCAGGGAAAGCGGGAACCGCGGCAAACTCGTGGTCGTGGACGGCGTTTACAGCATGGAGGGGGACATCGCGCCGCTCCCCGACATCATCAAGGTCTGCAGAAAATACGGGGCGCGGCTCATGGTGGACGATGCCCACGGCATCGGCGTTCTGGGCAGGACCGGCAGAGGCACCGCCGAACACTTCGGCGTCGAGAAGGATGTGGACGTGATCATGGGCACCTACAGCAAATCCATGGCGTCCATCGGCGGTTTCGTCGCGGCCGACGAAGACGTGATCCATTACATGAAGCACACGTCCCGGCCGCTCATTTTCTCCGCAAGCCCTCCGCCTGCCTCGGTGGCGGCGGTGATTGCCGCCCTCGATATCATCGACCAGGAGCCGGAACGCAGGGAACGCCTCTGGCACAACACCAACAAAATGATGAAGGCGTTCAAGCAGATGGGCTTCGATACGGGCGCTACCGAGACGCCGATCATCCCCCTCGTCATAGGTGAGATGGAGCTGACGTTCATGATGTGGAAAACGCTGTACGATGACGGTGTGTTCGTGAACCCCGTGGTGCCGCCGGCTACCCAGGCCAGTCGCTGCCTGATCCGTACCAGTTACATGGCGACCCATACCGACGAGATGCTCGACCGCGTGCTGGGCATCCTTGAAAAGGCCTCGAAGAAGCTCGGCGTAATCGCCTGA
- a CDS encoding phosphatase PAP2 family protein, with the protein MRPVLSPSDLLTLFFLVLLSGLAVFSAHGNPSWAGLLATYAGLAAAILAIALYRTRGGPAKKGFILSVAVTVITVLLIFNSLGVLIAGIHPAMFDAWLIAADHALFGVHPTVWMERLISPALTALFQFAYISYYFIPLSLGVVLIGRGRFGEFEEALFGILLCFYLSYIGYLLVPAIGPRFTLGHLQTGDLQVSPFIQKIQDVLNGLEKNKTDAFPSGHTAVSLMSLYYAWKAGEKRLFAGLVPVVTGLIISTVYLRYHYVIDVIAGVGLTALTAYLAPILFAALSRMGRTRANR; encoded by the coding sequence ATGCGCCCCGTCCTGAGTCCCTCCGATCTGCTGACGCTTTTTTTTCTTGTGCTGCTCTCCGGTCTTGCGGTTTTTTCCGCGCATGGAAACCCGTCGTGGGCCGGACTGCTCGCGACGTACGCGGGGCTGGCGGCCGCGATCCTCGCAATTGCCCTCTATCGCACGAGGGGAGGTCCGGCTAAGAAGGGCTTCATCCTTTCGGTTGCCGTCACGGTGATCACGGTTCTCCTGATCTTTAACAGCCTGGGGGTCCTCATTGCCGGCATTCACCCGGCGATGTTCGATGCCTGGCTCATCGCCGCCGATCATGCGCTCTTCGGCGTTCACCCCACGGTGTGGATGGAACGGCTGATCAGTCCTGCTCTGACGGCCCTCTTCCAGTTCGCTTACATCAGCTATTATTTCATCCCTCTCTCGCTCGGCGTCGTGCTCATTGGCAGGGGCAGGTTCGGGGAATTCGAAGAGGCCCTGTTCGGCATCCTGCTCTGCTTCTATCTTTCCTACATCGGCTACCTGCTCGTTCCGGCAATCGGGCCACGCTTTACGCTCGGCCATCTCCAGACCGGAGACCTGCAGGTTTCCCCGTTCATCCAAAAGATCCAGGACGTCTTGAACGGTCTCGAAAAGAACAAGACCGATGCCTTCCCGAGCGGCCATACGGCCGTTTCGCTCATGAGCCTCTATTACGCGTGGAAAGCAGGGGAGAAAAGACTTTTTGCGGGATTGGTTCCGGTGGTGACGGGACTGATCATCTCGACCGTGTATCTGCGGTATCACTACGTCATCGATGTCATCGCGGGGGTCGGCCTGACGGCCCTGACCGCGTATCTGGCGCCGATCCTGTTCGCGGCGCTCTCACGCATGGGCCGGACGCGAGCGAACAGGTAA
- a CDS encoding quinone oxidoreductase: MNAIKISSHGDADVLKLTDIGPVPKPGAGEALVRIHAAGVNFVDIYHRRGYYPVKLPFIPGLEAAGVVEAIGEKVTGIRAGDRVAYTGHLGSYGEYTTIDASRLIPLPDGLSFTEGAAFPLQGMTAHYLIHEFRKPKTGDTVLVHAAAGGVGGLLVQWARRLGAAVIGTVGSGEKAATAREAGVDHVIVYTQQDFAAETKRLTGGRGAELILDGVGKSTFPGDLEAVAVRGHVVVYGAASGPADPVVPNSLMAKSISLSGGSLPNFTAAREELLRRSGDVLNAIREGWLKLRIDRVLPLAEAQKAHRLLEGRQSIGKIVLKTAE, from the coding sequence ATGAATGCCATCAAGATATCAAGCCACGGCGATGCTGATGTGCTGAAACTGACGGACATCGGGCCGGTGCCGAAGCCCGGAGCAGGCGAGGCGCTCGTAAGGATCCACGCGGCCGGCGTGAACTTCGTCGACATCTACCACCGGCGGGGATACTATCCCGTTAAGCTTCCCTTCATTCCCGGTCTGGAGGCTGCGGGCGTGGTGGAAGCGATCGGAGAGAAGGTCACGGGGATCCGCGCCGGGGACCGGGTCGCCTATACCGGGCACCTCGGAAGCTATGGCGAGTACACGACCATCGACGCGTCGCGGCTGATCCCGCTGCCTGACGGGCTATCGTTCACGGAAGGGGCGGCGTTTCCCCTGCAGGGGATGACGGCGCACTACCTCATCCATGAGTTTCGCAAGCCGAAGACGGGCGATACCGTCCTGGTCCACGCGGCGGCTGGGGGCGTGGGCGGACTTCTCGTGCAGTGGGCCAGGCGACTCGGCGCTGCGGTCATCGGGACGGTCGGGAGCGGGGAGAAGGCCGCAACGGCCCGGGAGGCGGGTGTTGATCACGTGATCGTCTATACCCAACAGGATTTTGCGGCTGAGACGAAGCGCCTGACAGGAGGCCGCGGTGCAGAGCTCATCCTCGACGGCGTGGGAAAGAGCACGTTCCCCGGCGACCTGGAGGCTGTTGCGGTCCGTGGCCACGTGGTGGTCTACGGCGCTGCGAGCGGACCCGCTGACCCCGTTGTTCCCAACAGCCTCATGGCGAAGTCGATATCCCTGTCCGGGGGAAGCCTGCCCAATTTTACGGCCGCGCGGGAAGAGCTCCTTCGCAGGTCCGGCGATGTCCTGAACGCTATCAGGGAAGGCTGGCTCAAGCTGCGCATCGACCGCGTGCTGCCGCTCGCCGAGGCGCAGAAGGCGCACCGGCTTCTCGAAGGCCGGCAGTCCATTGGCAAGATCGTTCTGAAGACGGCGGAGTGA